In Desulfosediminicola ganghwensis, a single window of DNA contains:
- a CDS encoding molybdenum cofactor guanylyltransferase encodes MGASCLNLPVYCIPAGQGNELRETVYSLLPLFVEAGLEISLIRYDSLVAGALSGACTSLNLEGSLSDIVAGYSFVGDEHQLLVQARELLRSHDLVFVEGEEDIKDFWQLTFAHGGLQEKAENNRELILGDGTLQDGFETIWTHAGRLQKKRPVWACILIGGKSSRMGQPKHLLKDKNGTTWLERVVRLLEPHVDGVVLSGKGSVPQSLAFLPRIPDIPDVQGPLTGILSAMRWQPDVSWLLLACDMPHISEEAVRWVLDSPVLGGWAGLPTLTDGRTAEPLFARYEPQSKHYFEKLCAMGERRIGRVADFAKTKLLPVPEELQFAWSNINTPQELQSVDI; translated from the coding sequence ATGGGAGCGTCTTGTTTGAATTTGCCTGTTTACTGTATCCCAGCTGGCCAAGGCAATGAGTTGCGTGAAACTGTGTATTCGTTATTGCCGCTTTTTGTCGAAGCCGGACTTGAAATATCACTCATCCGCTATGACTCACTGGTTGCTGGAGCCCTGTCGGGCGCATGTACGTCGTTGAACCTGGAAGGATCCCTGTCAGACATTGTTGCAGGTTACTCGTTCGTGGGTGACGAGCATCAACTACTGGTGCAGGCCAGGGAGCTGCTCCGTTCTCACGATCTGGTGTTTGTTGAAGGCGAAGAAGATATTAAAGATTTCTGGCAGTTAACATTTGCCCATGGGGGCTTACAGGAAAAGGCGGAAAATAACCGTGAGCTCATATTGGGCGATGGCACCCTGCAAGACGGTTTTGAAACTATCTGGACACACGCCGGCAGATTACAGAAAAAGAGACCTGTCTGGGCTTGTATCCTGATCGGTGGTAAAAGCTCACGAATGGGCCAACCGAAACATCTGCTGAAAGATAAGAATGGAACTACCTGGTTAGAGCGGGTGGTGCGACTTCTTGAGCCCCATGTGGATGGGGTCGTACTTTCTGGCAAAGGCAGTGTCCCGCAATCTCTTGCCTTTTTGCCGAGGATTCCTGATATTCCGGATGTGCAGGGGCCATTGACAGGTATATTATCTGCCATGCGATGGCAACCCGATGTATCCTGGCTGCTTCTTGCTTGTGATATGCCGCATATCTCGGAGGAGGCTGTTCGCTGGGTTCTGGATAGCCCGGTTTTGGGAGGCTGGGCGGGCTTGCCCACTCTTACCGATGGCAGAACGGCTGAACCGCTTTTTGCCAGGTATGAACCTCAGAGCAAACACTATTTTGAGAAGCTTTGTGCAATGGGGGAGAGGCGCATAGGCAGAGTGGCTGATTTTGCAAAGACGAAATTGTTGCCTGTGCCTGAGGAACTGCAGTTTGCCTGGAGCAATATAAACACGCCACAGGAATTGCAGTCTGTGGATATCTGA
- a CDS encoding peroxiredoxin family protein — protein sequence MKNLTFNWFLLFSCVIFLFFGCKQERTGGPLMAGDEAPDFMARDLEGDVIVLSNLGGKPVIVRFWETNCKFCKADTPLFNQYYSKYKDKGLTIVYVSSFFEERQAVDDYIEKLGIKFHVVMDEDARLADLFNVKIYPQTFMIGPDRRILATLFGGVGEAEFEELLGEYLHEN from the coding sequence GTGAAGAACCTGACATTCAATTGGTTTCTACTTTTTTCTTGTGTTATTTTTTTGTTTTTCGGGTGCAAGCAGGAGAGAACCGGCGGGCCGCTTATGGCTGGTGATGAGGCGCCTGATTTTATGGCCCGGGATCTGGAAGGTGATGTGATTGTGCTTTCAAATCTGGGGGGGAAACCGGTGATTGTCAGGTTCTGGGAAACCAATTGCAAATTCTGTAAAGCTGATACCCCGTTATTTAATCAATATTACAGTAAATATAAGGACAAGGGTCTGACCATCGTCTATGTGAGCAGCTTCTTTGAAGAGCGCCAGGCTGTGGATGACTATATAGAAAAACTGGGTATTAAATTTCATGTGGTGATGGATGAGGATGCCAGGTTGGCGGATTTGTTTAACGTCAAAATTTATCCTCAGACTTTTATGATCGGCCCGGACAGGCGTATACTGGCAACTCTTTTCGGTGGGGTGGGCGAAGCTGAATTTGAAGAATTGCTGGGAGAGTATTTGCATGAAAATTAA
- a CDS encoding helix-turn-helix domain-containing protein — MENTDFLQIRKRLGKTQKELAALLGTSLKAVSSYEQGWRGIPAHVERQLFFLLSQKSGKRHNMKNCWETKRCPEKKRRQCPAWEFDAGQICWFINGTICNSTNRSSWEEKIEVCKECQIMKRACC; from the coding sequence ATGGAAAATACAGATTTTCTCCAGATCCGGAAGCGCTTAGGCAAAACCCAGAAAGAGCTTGCAGCTTTGCTGGGTACTTCACTCAAAGCCGTCAGCAGTTACGAGCAAGGTTGGCGCGGTATACCTGCCCATGTGGAAAGGCAGTTATTCTTTTTACTGTCGCAGAAAAGTGGCAAGCGCCACAACATGAAAAACTGCTGGGAAACAAAGCGTTGCCCCGAGAAAAAGCGTCGCCAGTGTCCCGCATGGGAGTTCGATGCAGGTCAGATTTGCTGGTTTATCAACGGCACTATCTGCAACTCAACGAACAGATCCAGTTGGGAAGAAAAGATTGAAGTCTGCAAGGAATGTCAGATAATGAAACGAGCCTGCTGCTAG
- a CDS encoding LolA family protein — MIYITVQELPCIVRKLSFILITLLFLLTVSPAYAVSTTEYPEQIAERLQKRFDAMSSLSFTFNQRSQGQMGGRAKTGSGTAYFSKLDKTPKMRWNYSAPEQQVLISDGTTFSMYFAELKQLIVTPAEALDNDVTYAFFSGKSRIAESFHILPPDEHYMSDQASGQKDVPKIIKLVPKEQQSQLQSVHLWVDDESLIRRIELLDLFDTVTVINISKIDVDFLDNKRQEARKLFSFTPPAGTEIIRQ; from the coding sequence ATGATATATATTACCGTTCAAGAGTTACCCTGCATTGTCCGCAAGCTCTCTTTCATCCTGATCACCCTGTTATTTTTACTCACTGTTTCTCCGGCTTATGCTGTGTCAACCACTGAATATCCGGAACAGATCGCCGAAAGACTGCAAAAACGTTTCGATGCCATGTCCAGCCTTTCGTTTACCTTCAATCAACGCAGCCAGGGGCAGATGGGCGGCAGAGCCAAAACAGGCAGCGGTACCGCCTACTTTTCCAAATTGGACAAGACTCCCAAGATGCGCTGGAACTATAGTGCGCCTGAGCAACAGGTACTGATCAGCGATGGTACTACTTTTTCCATGTATTTTGCCGAGCTCAAACAGCTGATTGTTACCCCGGCCGAAGCTCTGGATAACGATGTCACCTACGCATTTTTCAGTGGTAAATCGAGGATCGCCGAAAGTTTCCACATACTGCCGCCTGACGAACATTATATGAGCGACCAGGCTTCCGGACAGAAGGATGTACCCAAAATCATCAAACTTGTTCCCAAGGAGCAGCAGTCCCAGCTCCAATCTGTCCATCTCTGGGTGGATGACGAATCACTGATACGTAGGATTGAACTGCTCGACCTTTTCGATACCGTAACCGTTATAAATATCAGCAAGATTGACGTTGATTTTCTGGATAACAAACGCCAGGAAGCTCGCAAACTGTTCTCATTTACTCCCCCTGCCGGCACCGAGATAATCCGTCAGTAA
- a CDS encoding nitrous oxide reductase accessory protein NosL has product MKRIVGLTLVMVFLLVEGAIIVVNSKAGESKPLAVVTARDRCPVCGMFVSKYPTWVAQIRLSDDRVEMFDGPKDMLAYYMSPKDFGAGDATVGDVVVRDYYSQEWIDGEQAFYVMGSDVYGPMGNEFVPFETMEAAKNFAKDHRGKRVLLFDEIDNELVQSIRKGHKMMGGMKK; this is encoded by the coding sequence ATGAAACGAATTGTTGGTTTGACACTTGTCATGGTGTTTTTGCTGGTGGAAGGGGCGATAATTGTAGTGAACTCCAAAGCCGGCGAAAGTAAACCTCTTGCTGTGGTGACCGCCAGAGATCGCTGCCCGGTCTGCGGAATGTTTGTCAGTAAGTATCCGACCTGGGTTGCTCAGATTCGTTTGTCGGATGACAGGGTGGAAATGTTTGACGGTCCCAAGGACATGTTGGCGTATTACATGTCACCAAAGGATTTTGGCGCAGGTGATGCAACTGTTGGAGATGTGGTGGTACGGGATTACTACAGTCAGGAGTGGATAGACGGCGAGCAGGCGTTTTATGTAATGGGCAGTGATGTTTATGGTCCCATGGGAAATGAGTTTGTGCCTTTCGAAACCATGGAGGCCGCTAAGAATTTTGCTAAAGATCACCGCGGCAAAAGAGTTCTCTTATTTGATGAAATCGATAATGAGCTTGTGCAAAGTATTCGAAAAGGGCACAAGATGATGGGCGGCATGAAGAAATGA
- a CDS encoding ABC transporter permease translates to MSIRLKLQRQLNILDYTLGSLNRKKTKNFGILVIFSLVIFLFSSFLLMSRGLTELAAQVLKHAPEITVQQLVAGRQVSLTADAATRIDDIFGIKSITPRIWGYYFDEKNGANYTVVGLDLAENGSHALPVEGIKGELPTAGSMGDVVLSTGVRRSMGLGERKSFSLFRPDLELVSFTTTGVFDEKTEPVTGDILLVSLGAARNLFAMGEDEITDLMVYAGNPREIDTIAAKIADRLPGTRVLTRDQILKTYSVVFGWRSGFGSFCLLASLAAFAILAYDKASGLTREDIREVGILKVLGWETADVMAVRFWESTLVSLLAFLLGYGLAWVHIMWWQGAIFKPLLLGWSVLRPGLTIAPPLLVEDIILILAFSVLPYLCATVVPSWRSSVVRADTVV, encoded by the coding sequence ATGAGTATTCGGCTCAAGTTGCAGCGCCAGCTGAATATCCTGGACTACACTCTGGGATCTCTCAACAGGAAGAAAACAAAAAATTTCGGCATACTCGTCATTTTCAGTCTGGTCATTTTTCTTTTTTCCTCATTTCTGCTCATGAGTCGCGGGCTGACCGAGTTGGCGGCTCAGGTGCTCAAGCATGCACCGGAGATTACCGTGCAGCAGTTGGTAGCCGGACGCCAGGTATCGTTGACAGCAGATGCCGCAACCAGAATAGATGATATTTTTGGAATTAAGTCTATAACACCCAGAATCTGGGGTTACTATTTCGATGAAAAGAACGGAGCGAACTACACCGTGGTGGGGCTCGACTTGGCAGAAAATGGTTCCCATGCCCTGCCTGTTGAGGGCATCAAAGGAGAATTGCCGACAGCCGGTAGCATGGGAGATGTGGTGTTGAGCACGGGAGTGCGCAGATCGATGGGGCTTGGTGAACGTAAGAGTTTTTCTCTATTTCGCCCAGACCTTGAATTGGTTTCCTTCACAACCACCGGCGTATTTGATGAGAAAACTGAGCCGGTAACCGGGGATATCTTGCTTGTTTCGCTCGGGGCCGCAAGAAATCTGTTTGCCATGGGCGAAGATGAGATAACAGATCTCATGGTTTATGCCGGTAACCCAAGGGAGATCGACACTATTGCTGCGAAAATTGCAGATCGTTTACCTGGCACCCGGGTGTTGACTCGAGATCAGATACTTAAGACGTACAGTGTCGTGTTTGGCTGGCGGAGTGGTTTCGGAAGCTTCTGCCTGTTGGCATCACTAGCTGCGTTCGCAATTCTTGCCTATGACAAGGCATCAGGGCTCACCAGGGAAGATATTCGGGAAGTTGGAATACTCAAAGTGCTCGGTTGGGAGACCGCCGATGTGATGGCAGTGCGATTCTGGGAGTCCACGCTTGTTTCTCTGTTAGCGTTTCTGCTGGGTTATGGCCTGGCCTGGGTACATATAATGTGGTGGCAGGGGGCTATCTTCAAACCGTTGTTGTTGGGGTGGTCCGTTTTGAGACCGGGGCTGACTATTGCCCCACCCCTGCTGGTCGAAGATATTATATTGATCCTCGCTTTTTCGGTACTCCCATATCTCTGCGCCACCGTAGTTCCATCCTGGCGCAGTTCAGTCGTGAGAGCAGATACGGTGGTGTAG
- the mqnB gene encoding futalosine hydrolase, which produces MILAVAATEMEAASLRSRMGAESERWALMISGVGILETAARLGQYLAQHHRQVKGVLQFGVGGAYIHPAEHEQRAGLLSLCLAEQEFLGDLGVEVGDELEYFSSDLVPCSNYPLSRSLLNRATAALSAAGLEHVVGNFVTVNCASGTRRRGESLRRYSNGLCENMEGAAAARVCALYDIPMLEIRVISNMVEDRNLQNWQLSRACEKAGETAALLLKEFL; this is translated from the coding sequence ATGATACTTGCGGTTGCTGCAACTGAAATGGAAGCTGCTTCTCTTCGTTCCCGAATGGGGGCGGAAAGTGAACGCTGGGCGCTCATGATTTCCGGGGTCGGTATATTGGAGACTGCTGCCCGGCTCGGACAGTATCTGGCCCAGCATCACCGGCAGGTTAAAGGTGTGCTGCAGTTTGGTGTTGGCGGCGCGTATATCCATCCGGCTGAGCACGAGCAGCGGGCCGGGCTGCTCTCCCTGTGTCTGGCTGAACAGGAATTTCTCGGCGATCTCGGCGTCGAGGTCGGAGATGAGCTGGAATATTTTTCCAGCGATCTGGTCCCATGCAGTAACTACCCGCTCAGCCGATCCTTGCTCAACAGGGCGACAGCTGCACTCTCCGCAGCAGGGCTTGAACATGTCGTTGGCAATTTTGTAACGGTCAATTGCGCCAGTGGCACCAGGCGTCGGGGGGAGTCGCTACGCAGGTACTCCAATGGCCTCTGTGAGAATATGGAGGGCGCTGCCGCGGCCAGGGTTTGCGCATTGTATGATATTCCCATGCTGGAGATCCGGGTGATCTCAAACATGGTGGAAGATAGAAATCTGCAGAACTGGCAACTCAGCCGGGCCTGTGAAAAGGCAGGCGAGACCGCCGCCCTGTTGTTAAAGGAGTTTTTATGA
- a CDS encoding ABC transporter ATP-binding protein, which yields MRIELEGVTKIYNRGESNEVIALQRVDLAIASGEMVCLRGASGSGKTTLLSIIGCIFPPSSGRAELGGKKVSRLPDHFLCRFRREKIGFIFQDFNIIGDLSVIENVSLPLFPAGVSGKDRTERAAALLSSYHLMERAYFKADSISGGELQRVAICRALINNPPVIIADEPTAHLDSGLATSFMDSIAQLKKQGKTIVIASHDPRVFERVEIDRVMDVVDGRVLPEVDQQSGFRDVVNERSVVLGD from the coding sequence ATGCGGATTGAGCTTGAAGGAGTGACAAAGATTTATAACCGGGGCGAGTCGAATGAAGTCATTGCTCTCCAGAGGGTTGACCTGGCAATAGCGAGCGGAGAAATGGTCTGTCTGCGCGGTGCATCCGGCTCAGGTAAAACAACACTTCTTTCTATAATCGGCTGCATATTTCCTCCGTCGAGCGGCAGGGCTGAGCTGGGTGGCAAAAAGGTGTCCAGGTTACCAGATCATTTTCTCTGCCGGTTCAGAAGAGAAAAAATTGGATTCATTTTTCAGGATTTCAATATAATCGGGGATCTCAGCGTAATCGAAAATGTCAGTTTGCCGCTGTTTCCGGCAGGTGTTTCCGGCAAAGATCGAACCGAAAGGGCGGCAGCCCTGTTGAGCAGTTACCATCTTATGGAGCGGGCATATTTCAAGGCGGACAGCATCTCAGGGGGCGAACTGCAGCGTGTAGCCATATGCCGGGCGCTTATTAATAATCCTCCAGTAATCATTGCCGATGAACCCACCGCTCACCTGGACTCTGGTCTGGCGACTTCTTTTATGGATTCGATAGCTCAGCTGAAAAAGCAAGGCAAGACAATTGTTATAGCGTCACACGACCCTCGTGTTTTCGAGCGTGTTGAGATAGATCGGGTAATGGATGTGGTTGATGGCAGGGTACTACCCGAGGTTGATCAACAGTCTGGTTTCAGGGATGTGGTGAACGAAAGATCTGTTGTCCTGGGGGACTGA
- the murI gene encoding glutamate racemase yields the protein MIGIFDSGVGGMTVMREITNLLPDLPTCYLGDLARMPYGSKSDSAIIDYSVENTNFLIDQGAKLIIVACNSASAVATGKLREQFKVPILEVITPAVHEALARSEKGRIGVIGTRATIRSGSYEQQITALKPGFKTYSAACPLLVPLVEEGFTNARETKMILRRYLSTLRHKQIDALILGCTHYPLLKKLIQPRIGKRVHLVDPAEAMARYLQTFLHDHPNLWDSIEKTAEHRYCVTDLTDSTQRIADTIFQRPIEFTRL from the coding sequence ATGATAGGTATTTTTGATTCAGGAGTCGGCGGCATGACCGTCATGCGGGAAATCACCAATCTGCTGCCCGATCTGCCAACCTGCTATCTTGGTGATCTTGCCAGGATGCCCTATGGTTCTAAAAGCGACTCGGCCATAATCGACTACTCCGTCGAAAACACCAATTTCCTGATAGATCAGGGGGCAAAGCTGATTATTGTTGCCTGTAACTCTGCTTCAGCGGTTGCCACAGGGAAACTGCGAGAGCAATTCAAGGTGCCCATCCTTGAGGTTATCACCCCGGCGGTGCATGAGGCACTGGCCAGAAGTGAAAAAGGCAGAATTGGTGTCATTGGAACCAGGGCGACTATCCGTAGCGGCAGTTATGAGCAGCAGATTACAGCTCTTAAACCCGGGTTCAAGACCTATTCCGCTGCCTGCCCCCTGCTGGTGCCGCTGGTGGAGGAGGGATTTACCAATGCCAGAGAGACGAAAATGATATTACGCAGGTATCTCTCAACGCTCAGGCACAAGCAGATAGATGCACTGATACTCGGATGCACCCACTATCCACTGTTGAAAAAACTCATCCAACCACGGATAGGTAAGCGCGTTCACCTTGTCGACCCGGCGGAAGCAATGGCCCGATACCTGCAGACCTTTCTTCACGATCATCCGAATTTGTGGGATTCAATTGAAAAAACAGCTGAGCACAGGTATTGTGTAACTGATCTTACAGATTCTACTCAAAGAATAGCTGATACCATCTTCCAGAGACCAATCGAGTTTACCCGCTTATGA
- the queA gene encoding tRNA preQ1(34) S-adenosylmethionine ribosyltransferase-isomerase QueA: MTRRISKQGQYTPMDKDFTLEAYNYHLPQENIAQRPADKRDNSRLLVLDAGEGHRSHKRFADIVNYIDDRDMLVVNDTRVFPARLHGKKESGGKVEVFLLSFPSTSDRRSGEGEVEALIKSSKRPRPGSKIIINDSLYFQVIELLDGGKAALKIYYDQNRELTEILSACGQVPLPPYITRENGTTGEDVNRYQTVYANQPGAVAAPTAGLHFTDDLIDTLKQRGVLFGSITLHVGYGTFAPVRAEKIKDHSIHQEYVIVPEETVAKIEATRKRGGRIWAVGTTTVRTLEFAARDGELKAMEGFCDLYIYPGYEFRVIDNMITNFHLPESSLMFLVSALCGRESLLECYNEAIELGYRFYSYGDAMAVITTAGAVGNDKH; this comes from the coding sequence ATGACCAGACGAATTTCAAAGCAGGGACAGTATACCCCAATGGACAAGGATTTCACCCTCGAGGCATATAATTACCACCTTCCCCAGGAAAACATTGCCCAGCGTCCCGCTGACAAGCGTGACAACTCACGGCTGCTGGTTCTGGACGCCGGTGAAGGTCACCGCAGCCATAAGCGATTTGCTGATATTGTAAACTATATTGACGACAGGGACATGTTGGTAGTCAATGACACCAGGGTTTTCCCGGCACGGCTTCATGGCAAAAAGGAATCAGGCGGAAAAGTTGAGGTTTTCCTGCTGAGCTTTCCAAGTACCAGCGACCGCCGCTCCGGTGAGGGTGAAGTTGAGGCGCTGATTAAAAGCTCCAAACGCCCCCGCCCCGGCTCTAAAATCATAATCAACGACAGCCTGTACTTTCAGGTAATTGAACTGCTGGATGGTGGCAAAGCGGCGCTCAAAATCTATTACGACCAAAACAGGGAACTCACTGAAATTCTCTCAGCTTGCGGCCAGGTTCCCCTGCCTCCTTATATAACCCGGGAAAATGGTACCACAGGTGAGGACGTCAACCGCTACCAGACAGTATACGCGAATCAACCTGGTGCTGTTGCCGCACCCACTGCTGGGCTTCATTTCACAGACGACCTCATAGACACCCTGAAACAGCGGGGTGTACTTTTCGGTTCTATCACTCTGCACGTCGGTTACGGGACTTTTGCTCCCGTAAGGGCAGAAAAAATCAAAGACCACTCAATCCACCAGGAATATGTCATTGTCCCGGAAGAGACCGTAGCAAAAATCGAAGCAACCAGAAAACGCGGAGGCCGTATCTGGGCTGTTGGAACCACCACGGTACGAACCCTTGAGTTTGCGGCACGCGATGGTGAGCTGAAAGCGATGGAAGGTTTTTGCGATCTTTATATCTATCCCGGTTACGAATTCAGGGTTATCGACAACATGATCACCAATTTTCACCTGCCCGAATCATCGTTGATGTTTCTGGTTTCCGCTCTTTGCGGAAGGGAATCCCTGCTGGAGTGTTACAATGAGGCGATAGAACTCGGATACCGGTTCTATTCATATGGCGACGCCATGGCGGTGATAACCACAGCCGGGGCAGTGGGCAATGATAAACACTGA
- a CDS encoding FmdB family zinc ribbon protein: protein MPVYEYECDACHKVFEVQQKMADDPLTTCPECEGGLKKLMSRSSFQLKGGGWYADGYTSTSAKSETSSSSSAPACSTGGGCSGCPASSAS, encoded by the coding sequence ATGCCAGTTTACGAGTACGAATGTGATGCGTGTCATAAAGTGTTTGAAGTTCAGCAGAAAATGGCAGATGATCCATTGACCACCTGTCCGGAATGTGAGGGTGGGTTGAAAAAACTCATGTCCAGAAGTTCCTTTCAGCTCAAGGGCGGTGGCTGGTATGCCGACGGTTATACATCTACCTCAGCAAAATCGGAAACCAGTTCCTCAAGCAGTGCTCCCGCCTGCTCGACCGGCGGTGGTTGTTCCGGCTGTCCGGCATCTTCTGCATCCTGA
- a CDS encoding 1,4-dihydroxy-6-naphthoate synthase, translated as MSESRSQLSLGYSPCPNDTFIFYAMMHGKVDLGGLSYGAPYLEDVETLNSWALQSRLDVTKLSFHALGHVLDEYCVLATGSALGRGCGPLLVTGKEVDIDHLKDKRIAIPGKYTTAALLLQMLLPGCSNLVEMRFDMIMDAVKNGEVDAGVIIHESRFTYQQYGLFCLQDLGQWWEDQSGMPIPLGAIVARRSLGRDKVLQIERTIGASVEFAFKKPEACLDYIRQYSQEMDEKVVQSHIGLYVNDYSRDLGAEGFAAIELFLARGREAGALPPSNSGLRI; from the coding sequence ATGAGTGAATCGCGCTCTCAGCTATCGCTGGGCTACTCTCCGTGTCCCAACGATACCTTTATTTTTTATGCAATGATGCATGGTAAAGTCGATCTCGGCGGGCTCAGCTATGGTGCGCCGTATCTGGAAGATGTTGAAACCCTGAATAGCTGGGCACTCCAGTCCAGACTGGATGTAACCAAGCTGAGCTTCCATGCGCTCGGTCATGTCCTCGACGAATATTGCGTACTGGCAACAGGCAGTGCTCTCGGTCGTGGCTGTGGCCCACTGTTGGTTACAGGCAAAGAGGTGGATATTGACCATCTCAAGGATAAACGGATAGCTATCCCGGGCAAATACACAACGGCGGCGCTGTTATTGCAAATGCTGCTTCCCGGCTGTAGCAATCTGGTGGAGATGCGTTTTGACATGATCATGGATGCGGTGAAGAATGGCGAAGTGGATGCCGGGGTGATTATTCATGAGAGCCGTTTTACCTACCAGCAGTATGGACTCTTCTGCCTGCAGGATCTGGGGCAATGGTGGGAAGATCAGTCGGGCATGCCTATCCCGCTGGGGGCGATTGTGGCCAGGAGAAGTTTGGGGAGGGATAAGGTGCTGCAAATCGAAAGGACGATTGGCGCGAGTGTGGAGTTTGCTTTCAAAAAGCCGGAAGCCTGCCTGGACTATATTCGTCAGTATAGCCAGGAGATGGACGAAAAGGTGGTGCAGAGCCATATCGGTCTTTATGTCAATGATTATTCACGTGACCTCGGCGCAGAGGGTTTTGCGGCAATCGAGCTTTTTCTTGCCCGTGGGCGTGAGGCAGGAGCCCTGCCGCCAAGCAATTCAGGTTTAAGGATATGA